One segment of Streptomyces sp. TG1A-8 DNA contains the following:
- the gyrB gene encoding DNA topoisomerase (ATP-hydrolyzing) subunit B has protein sequence MLCQKGRFVADSGNPNENIPSTDAGVHGGAPVSASYDASAITVLEGLDAVRKRPGMYIGSTGERGLHHLVYEVVDNSVDEALAGHADTIDVTILADGGVRVVDNGRGIPVGIVPSEGKPAVEVVLTVLHAGGKFGGGGYAVSGGLHGVGVSVVNALSMKVAVEVRTDGHRWTQDYKMGVPTAPLVKHEATQETGTSVTFWADPEIFETTEYSFETLSRRFQEMAFLNKGLTIRLTDERESAKATAGADEAGADEKDEVKTVTYHYEGGIVDFVRYLNGRKGDVVHPTVIDLEAEDKDKSLSLEVAMQWNSGYSEGVYSFANIIHTHEGGTHEEGFRAALTSLINKYARDKKLLREKDDNLTGDDIREGLTAIISVKLSEPQFEGQTKTKLGNTEAKTFVQKAVYEHLNDWLDRNPVEAADIIRKGIQAATARVAARKARDLTRRKGLLETASLPGKLADCQSNDPAKCEIFIVEGDSAGGSAKSGRNPQYQAILPIRGKILNVEKARIDKILQNQEIQALISAFGTGVHEDFDIEKLRYHKIILMADADVDGQHISTLLLTFLFRFMRPLVEAGHVYLSRPPLYKIKWGRDDIEYAYSDRERDALIEMGRQRGKRIREDSIQRFKGLGEMNAEELRVTTMDQEHRVLGQVTLDDAAQADDLFSVLMGEDVEARRQFIQRNAKDVRFLDI, from the coding sequence GTGCTGTGCCAGAAAGGGCGCTTCGTGGCCGATTCCGGCAACCCCAACGAGAACATCCCGTCCACCGACGCCGGCGTGCACGGCGGGGCCCCCGTCTCCGCCTCGTACGACGCCAGCGCCATCACCGTGCTCGAAGGGCTGGACGCGGTCCGCAAGCGACCCGGCATGTACATCGGTTCCACCGGTGAGCGCGGTCTGCACCACCTCGTGTACGAGGTCGTGGACAACTCCGTCGACGAGGCCCTGGCCGGTCACGCGGACACCATCGACGTGACGATCCTCGCCGACGGCGGCGTGCGCGTGGTCGACAACGGCCGTGGCATCCCGGTCGGCATCGTCCCCTCCGAGGGCAAGCCGGCCGTCGAGGTCGTGCTCACCGTGCTGCACGCGGGCGGCAAGTTCGGCGGGGGCGGCTACGCGGTCTCCGGCGGTCTGCACGGCGTCGGCGTGTCCGTGGTGAACGCGCTGTCCATGAAGGTCGCCGTCGAGGTGCGCACCGACGGCCACCGCTGGACGCAGGACTACAAGATGGGCGTGCCGACGGCCCCGCTGGTCAAGCACGAGGCCACGCAGGAGACGGGCACCTCGGTCACCTTCTGGGCCGACCCGGAGATCTTCGAGACCACCGAGTACTCCTTCGAGACGCTGTCGCGGCGCTTCCAGGAGATGGCGTTCCTCAACAAGGGCCTGACGATCAGGCTCACCGACGAGCGCGAGTCGGCGAAGGCCACGGCCGGGGCGGACGAAGCGGGTGCGGACGAGAAGGACGAGGTCAAGACCGTCACGTACCACTACGAGGGCGGCATCGTCGACTTCGTGAGGTACCTCAACGGCCGCAAGGGCGACGTGGTGCACCCCACCGTCATCGACCTGGAGGCGGAGGACAAGGACAAGAGCCTGTCCCTCGAGGTCGCGATGCAGTGGAACAGCGGCTACAGCGAGGGCGTGTACTCCTTCGCGAACATCATCCACACCCACGAGGGCGGCACCCACGAAGAGGGCTTCCGCGCCGCGCTGACCTCGCTGATCAACAAGTACGCGCGCGACAAGAAGCTGCTGCGCGAGAAGGACGACAACCTCACCGGTGACGACATCCGCGAGGGCCTGACCGCGATCATCTCGGTCAAGCTGAGCGAGCCGCAGTTCGAGGGCCAGACGAAGACCAAGCTGGGCAACACGGAGGCGAAGACCTTCGTGCAGAAGGCGGTCTACGAGCACCTCAACGACTGGCTGGACCGCAACCCGGTCGAGGCCGCGGACATCATCCGCAAGGGCATCCAGGCGGCCACCGCGCGCGTGGCGGCGCGCAAGGCCCGCGACCTGACCCGCCGCAAGGGCCTGCTGGAGACCGCGTCGCTGCCGGGCAAGCTGGCCGACTGCCAGTCCAACGACCCGGCCAAGTGCGAGATCTTCATCGTGGAGGGCGACTCCGCCGGCGGCTCGGCCAAGTCCGGCCGGAACCCGCAGTACCAGGCGATCCTCCCGATCCGCGGCAAGATCCTCAACGTCGAGAAGGCCAGGATCGACAAGATCCTGCAGAACCAGGAGATCCAGGCGCTGATCTCCGCCTTCGGCACGGGCGTGCACGAGGACTTCGACATCGAGAAGCTCCGCTACCACAAGATCATCCTGATGGCGGACGCCGACGTCGACGGCCAGCACATCAGCACCCTGCTGCTGACCTTCCTGTTCCGCTTCATGCGGCCGCTGGTCGAGGCCGGACACGTGTACCTCTCCCGTCCCCCGCTGTACAAGATCAAGTGGGGCCGGGACGACATCGAGTACGCCTACTCGGACCGCGAGCGCGACGCGCTGATCGAGATGGGCCGCCAGCGCGGCAAGCGCATCCGCGAGGACTCCATCCAGCGCTTCAAGGGCCTCGGTGAGATGAACGCCGAGGAGCTGCGCGTGACCACCATGGACCAGGAGCACCGGGTCCTCGGCCAGGTCACCCTCGACGACGCCGCCCAGGCCGACGACCTGTTCTCGGTCCTGATGGGCGAGGACGTCGAGGCCCGCCGCCAGTTCATCCAGCGCAACGCCAAGGACGTCCGCTTCCTCGACATCTGA
- a CDS encoding DUF721 domain-containing protein, giving the protein MSTEEHGRTGAADRAGKAPGPSGVDLARVALRAAREQARARGDAVRQKKQVRRGGGLRSGARADGRDPMALGAAINRLINERGWETPAAVGGVMGRWPQIVGEDLAKHCVPQRYDEDERVLTVACDSTAWATQLRLLAPALVARLNEDLGHGTVRLLKVQGPGGPARRYGPLRVPGGSGPGDTYG; this is encoded by the coding sequence GTGAGCACCGAGGAGCACGGCAGGACCGGCGCGGCCGACCGGGCCGGGAAGGCGCCCGGGCCGTCCGGCGTCGACCTGGCGCGCGTGGCGCTGCGTGCCGCGCGGGAACAGGCGCGCGCCCGCGGGGACGCGGTGCGGCAGAAGAAGCAGGTGCGGCGCGGCGGCGGCCTGCGCTCCGGCGCGCGCGCCGACGGCCGCGACCCGATGGCGCTCGGCGCCGCGATCAACCGGCTGATCAACGAGCGCGGCTGGGAGACGCCTGCCGCGGTGGGCGGGGTCATGGGCCGCTGGCCGCAGATCGTCGGCGAGGACCTGGCCAAGCACTGCGTGCCGCAGCGGTACGACGAGGACGAGCGCGTGCTGACCGTCGCCTGCGACTCCACGGCCTGGGCGACCCAGCTGCGCCTGCTCGCGCCGGCCCTGGTGGCACGCCTCAACGAGGACCTCGGCCACGGTACGGTGCGGCTGCTCAAGGTGCAGGGCCCCGGCGGCCCGGCCCGCCGGTACGGCCCGCTGCGCGTTCCGGGCGGCTCCGGACCCGGCGACACCTACGGATGA
- the recF gene encoding DNA replication/repair protein RecF yields MHVTHLSLADFRSYARAEVPLDPGVTAFVGPNGQGKTNLVEAVGYLATLGSHRVSSDAPLVRVGAERAVVRAQVRQGERQQLVELELNPGRANRARINRSSQVRPRDVLGIVRTVLFAPEDLALVKGDPGERRRFLDELITARAPRMAGVRSDYERVLKQRNTLLKTAALARRHGGRSMDLSTLDVWDQHLARAGAELLAQRLDLITALQPLADKAYEQLAPGGGPVVLEYRPSAPGEAHTREDLCAQLTAALVEVRRQEIERGVTLVGPHRDDVLLKLGRLPAKGYASHGESWSCALALRLASYDLLRAEGNEPVLVLDDVFAELDARRRERLAELVAPGEQVLVTAAVDDDVPRVLAGARYAVADGAVERV; encoded by the coding sequence ATGCACGTGACGCACCTCTCGCTGGCCGACTTCCGCTCGTACGCCCGGGCCGAGGTCCCGCTCGACCCGGGCGTCACGGCTTTCGTCGGCCCCAACGGCCAGGGCAAGACCAACCTGGTCGAGGCGGTCGGCTACCTCGCCACCCTCGGAAGCCACCGCGTCTCCTCCGACGCCCCCCTGGTCCGCGTGGGTGCCGAGCGGGCGGTCGTCCGGGCCCAGGTCAGACAGGGCGAGCGGCAGCAGCTGGTGGAGCTGGAACTGAACCCCGGCCGGGCCAACCGCGCCCGGATCAACCGTTCCTCGCAGGTCAGGCCGCGCGACGTGCTGGGAATCGTGCGGACGGTGCTGTTCGCGCCGGAGGACCTCGCGCTGGTCAAGGGCGATCCCGGGGAGCGGCGCCGGTTCCTGGACGAGCTGATCACGGCGCGCGCCCCGCGCATGGCAGGCGTGCGCTCCGACTACGAGCGGGTGCTCAAGCAGCGCAACACCCTGCTGAAGACGGCCGCCCTCGCGCGCCGGCACGGCGGGCGCTCCATGGACCTGTCCACGCTGGACGTGTGGGACCAGCACCTGGCGCGCGCGGGTGCCGAGCTGCTCGCCCAGCGCCTGGACCTGATCACCGCGCTGCAGCCGCTGGCCGACAAGGCGTACGAGCAGCTGGCCCCGGGCGGCGGTCCCGTGGTCCTGGAGTACAGGCCGTCCGCGCCCGGCGAGGCCCACACGCGCGAGGACCTCTGCGCCCAGCTGACGGCGGCCCTCGTGGAGGTGCGCCGGCAGGAGATCGAGCGCGGTGTGACGCTGGTGGGCCCGCACCGCGACGACGTGCTGCTCAAGCTGGGCCGGCTGCCCGCCAAGGGGTACGCCTCCCACGGCGAGTCCTGGTCCTGCGCGCTCGCCCTGCGCCTGGCGTCGTACGACCTGCTGCGCGCGGAGGGCAACGAGCCGGTGCTGGTCCTGGACGACGTCTTCGCCGAGCTGGACGCCCGGCGCCGGGAGCGGCTGGCCGAACTGGTCGCGCCCGGCGAGCAGGTGCTGGTGACCGCGGCCGTGGACGACGACGTCCCGCGGGTGCTGGCCGGTGCGCGGTACGCGGTGGCCGACGGCGCGGTGGAGCGCGTGTGA